One genomic segment of Brassica napus cultivar Da-Ae chromosome A3, Da-Ae, whole genome shotgun sequence includes these proteins:
- the LOC106429390 gene encoding PRA1 family protein B6 — MASPLLPTSTPPDHLPTGGGDPQLLSSLRVLFSRVVSSVRHATSDARPWAELIDRSAFSRPPSLSEAASRVRKNFSYFKSNYITLVAILLAASLLSHPFALFLLASLAASWLFLYVFRPSDQPLVIGGRTFSDLETLGMLCLCTVVVMFMTSVGSLLMSTLALGMMAVAVHGAFRAPEDLFLEEQEAIGSGLFNFFNQNATNAAAAAIATSAMSRVRA, encoded by the coding sequence ATGGCTTCTCCCCTTCTCCCAACTTCAACTCCTCCTGATCACCTCCCAACAGGTGGTGGTGATCCACAGTTGCTGAGCTCTCTACGCGTCCTCTTTTCCCGCGTTGTATCCTCCGTCCGTCACGCTACATCAGACGCTCGTCCCTGGGCTGAACTCATCGACCGGTCAGCGTTCTCACGGCCACCATCTCTCTCAGAAGCAGCGTCGCGAGTAAGAAAGAACTTCTCCTACTTCAAATCAAACTACATAACCTTAGTAGCAATCTTGCTCGCGGCCTCTCTCCTCTCTCACCCTTTCGCGCTCTTCCTCCTCGCGTCCCTCGCCGCTTCTTGGCTTTTCCTCTACGTGTTCCGCCCCTCGGATCAGCCGCTGGTCATCGGAGGACGCACGTTCTCCGACCTGGAGACGCTGGGGATGCTCTGTCTTTGCACTGTGGTGGTGATGTTCATGACGAGCGTCGGTTCGCTCTTGATGTCTACTCTGGCTCTTGGGATGATGGCTGTGGCTGTACATGGCGCGTTTCGCGCGCCtgaagatttgtttcttgaggAGCAAGAAGCCATTGGGTCTGGTCTTTTTAACTTCTTTAACCAGAATGCTACAAATGCTGCAGCTGCTGCTATTGCCACATCCGCCATGTCAAGAGTTCGAGCCTAA
- the LOC106429399 gene encoding 40S ribosomal protein S4-1: MARGLKKHLKRLNAPKHWDLDKLGGAFAPKPSSGPHKSRECLPLVLIIRNKLKYALTYREVISILMQRHIQVDGKVRTDKTYPAGFMDVVSIPKTNENFRLLYDTKGRFRLHSVRDEEAKFKLCKVRTIQLGQKGIPYLNTYDGRTIRYPDPLIKPNDTIKLDLEENKVVDFIKFDVGNVVMVTGGRNRGRVGVIKNREKHKGSFETIHIQDSTGHEFATRLGNVFTLGKGTKPWVSLPKGKGIKLTIIEEARKRLSAQQAA, translated from the exons ATG GCAAGAGGATTGAAGAAGCATCTGAAGAGGCTCAATGCCCCCAAGCATTGGGATCTTGACAAACTTGGTGGTGCCTTC GCTCCCAAGCCCTCTTCCGGACCTCACAAGTCTAGAGAATGCCTTCCTCTCGTCCTGATCATCAGGAACAAGTTGAAGTACGCTTTGACATACCGTGAAGTCATCTCCATCCTCATGCAAAGGCATATCCAAGTCGATGGTAAAGTCAGGACTGACAAGACTTACCCTGCTGGCTTCATGG ATGTTGTCTCCATCCCCAAGACGAATGAGAACTTCCGTCTTCTCTACGACACCAAGGGACGTTTCCGTCTCCACTCCGTCAGGGATGAGGAAGCTAAG TTCAAGCTATGCAAGGTTAGGACGATTCAGTTAGGGCAAAAGGGAATCCCTTACCTCAACACATACGACGGCCGCACCATCCGTTACCCCGACCCACTCATCAAACCAAACGACACCATCAAGCTCGACCTCGAGGAGAACAAGGTTGTGGATTTCATCAAGTTCGACGTCGGCAACGTTGTGATGGTGACTGGAGGGAGAAACAGAGGGCGTGTGGGTGTGATCAAGAACCGTGAGAAGCATAAGGGAAGCTTTGAGACGATTCATATCCAAGACTCGACGGGGCATGAGTTTGCAACGAGGTTGGGTAATGTGTTTACCTTGGGGAAAGGAACTAAGCCGTGGGTGTCTCTACCCAAGGGGAAAGGTATTAAGCTTACCATCATTGAGGAAGCTAGGAAGAGGCTCTCTGCTCAACAAGCtgcttaa
- the LOC106429410 gene encoding aspartyl protease AED3-like produces MTTLAIFIQLLLFIIPLALGLNHPTCDLTNTQDQGSTLKIFHIDSPCSPFKSSSPLSWEARVLKTLAQDQARLQYLTSLVAGRSVVPVASGRQMLQSATYIVKAKIGTPAQTLLLAMDTSSDVAWLPCSGCVGCPSTTAFSPAKSTTYKNVSCNAPQCKQVPNPTCGSSACSFNLTYGSSSIAANLSQDTIRLAADPIEAFTFGCVNKVAGGGTIPPPQGLLGLGRGPLSLMTQAQSLYQSTFSYCLPSFRSLAFSGSLRLGPTSQPLRLKYTPLLRNPRRSSLYYVNLLAIRVGNKVVDLPQEAIAFNPTTGAGTIFDSGTVYTRLAKTVYEAVRDEFRRRVKPRNAVVTSLGGFDTCYSGQVTVPAITFMFKGVNMTMPADNLMLHSTAGSTSCLAIAVAPENVNSVVNVIASMQQQNHRVLIDVPNGRIGLARELCS; encoded by the exons ATGACCACTCTAGCTATATtcattcagcttcttcttttCATCATTCCATTAGCACTTGGGTTAAACCATCCAACATGTGACCTAACCAACACTCAAGACCAAGGCTCTACTCTAAAAATCTTCCACATAGACAGCCCGTGCTCACCCTTCAAATCCTCCTCCCCACTTTCATGGGAAGCGCGTGTACTAAAGACTCTGGCTCAAGACCAGGCCCGTCTACAGTACTTGACCAGCCTCGTCGCCGGGAGATCTGTGGTTCCCGTCGCCTCAGGGCGTCAAATGCTGCAGAGCGCAACGTACATTGTCAAGGCTAAGATCGGTACTCCGGCTCAGACTCTACTTTTAGCCATGGACACGAGTAGTGACGTGGCTTGGTTACCTTGCTCTGGCTGCGTTGGCTGTCCTTCAACCACCGCCTTTTCTCCAGCCAAATCCACCACTTATAAGAACGTCAGTTGTAACGCTCCTCAGTGCAAGCAG GTACCCAACCCCACGTGCGGATCAAGCGCGTGCTCTTTCAACCTCACCTATGGAAGCTCTTCCATCGCTGCTAACCTCTCTCAGGACACGATCCGCCTCGCCGCTGATCCAATCGAAGCCTTCACCTTTGGATGCGTCAACAAGGTCGCCGGTGGAGGAACAATCCCTCCGCCACAAGGATTGTTGGGCCTAGGACGAGGCCCATTATCACTCATGACGCAAGCTCAGTCACTTTACCAATCCACCTTCTCATACTGTTTACCGAGTTTCAGGTCCCTCGCCTTCTCTGGTTCGCTGAGACTCGGTCCCACTTCTCAGCCCCTGCGCTTGAAGTACACGCCCCTCCTGAGAAACCCGAGAAGGTCCTCTTTGTATTACGTCAACCTCCTTGCGATACGTGTTGGTAATAAAGTCGTCGATTTACCTCAGGAAGCTATAGCTTTTAATCCCACCACCGGCGCTGGAACAATCTTTGACTCCG GGACCGTGTACACGCGGTTGGCTAAGACGGTTTACGAGGCGGTGAGGGACGAGTTCAGGAGGCGCGTGAAGCCACGTAACGCTGTGGTGACGTCACTCGGAGGTTTTGACACGTGCTACTCGGGGCAAGTCACGGTACCGGCGATAACATTTATGTTCAAGGGAGTGAACATGACTATGCCCGCTGATAACCTGATGTTACACAGCACCGCCGGAAGCACGTCGTGCCTAGCCATTGCCGTGGCGCCGGAAAACGTAAACTCTGTGGTGAACGTGATCGCAAGCATGCAGCAGCAGAACCACCGTGTCTTGATCGATGTTCCCAATGGACGGATCGGGTTGGCACGTGAATTATGCTCTTAA
- the LOC106429418 gene encoding cytosolic sulfotransferase 15-like, translated as MATSSIKSVPIMAIPSFSICHKHELLKEEGKTRDPKRQEEEEGLSHEFLDLLESLPKERGWRTRHLYQFQGFWCQAKEIHAIMSFQKHFKTLPKDVILATIPKSGTTWLKALTFTLLNRHRFDPVSDHPLLTSNPHDLVPFLEYKLYANGEVPDLSGLASPRTFATHVPFGSLKGSIEEPGAKVVYLCRNPFDTFISSWHFSNSIKSESVSPVSLEEGFDLYCRGVIGFGPFWEHMLGYWRESLKRPEKVLFLKYEDLKEDIETNLKKLASFLGVSFTEEEEVKGVVKAVADLCSFESLKKLEVNKSNKSIKNFENRYLFRKGEVSDWRNYLSPVQVERLSALVDDKLGGSGLTFRYC; from the coding sequence ATGGCGACCTCAAGCATCAAGAGTGTTCCAATAATGGCGATCCCAAGTTTCTCCATTTGCCACAAGCACGAGCTCCTCAAGGAAGAAGGCAAAACCAGAGACCCAAAGcgccaagaagaagaagaagggctaAGCCACGAGTTCCTAGACTTGTTGGAGTCTCTACCAAAGGAGAGAGGTTGGAGAACTCGTCACCTTTACCAGTTCCAAGGGTTTTGGTGCCAAGCGAAGGAGATTCATGCCATCATGTCCTTCCAGAAACATTTCAAGACTCTCCCAAAAGATGTTATTCTCGCCACCATACCAAAATCCGGTACAACATGGTTAAAAGCTTTAACGTTTACCCTCCTTAACCGACACCGGTTTGATCCGGTTTCTGACCACCCTCTCCTCACATCAAACCCTCATGACCTCGTACCTTTCTTGGAGTACAAGCTTTACGCCAACGGAGAAGTTCCTGATCTCTCCGGTCTAGCTAGTCCAAGAACATTCGCAACACACGTCCCTTTCGGTTCTCTCAAGGGCTCCATCGAGGAACCGGGAGCGAAGGTTGTGTACTTGTGTCGGAACCCGTTCGACACGTTCATCTCCTCGTGGCATTTCAGCAACAGCATAAAGTCGGAGTCAGTGAGTCCTGTCTCGCTAGAAGAAGGGTTTGATCTGTATTGCAGGGGAGTGATAGGGTTCGGACCGTTTTGGGAGCACATGTTGGGGTACTGGAGAGAGAGCTTGAAGAGACCAGAGAAAGTCTTGTTCTTAAAATACGAAGATCTGAAAGAAGACATTGAGACTAACTTGAAGAAGCTTGCAAGTTTCTTGGGCGTTTCTttcacggaggaagaagaagtaaagGGTGTTGTGAAGGCGGTAGCGGATCTGTGTAGCTTCGAGAGTCTAAAGAAGTTGGAGGTGAACAAGTCGAACAAATCGATCAAGAACTTTGAGAATAGGTACTTGTTCAGGAAAGGAGAGGTTAGTGACTGGAGAAACTATTTGTCGCCTGTACAAGTGGAGAGATTGTCAGCCTTGGTGGATGATAAGTTAGGTGGGTCTGGTCTCACTTTCAGGTACTGCTAA